A single window of Undibacterium sp. 5I1 DNA harbors:
- a CDS encoding TonB-dependent receptor yields the protein MNPFITLTLYKNPPKNSSQNPSSQRSDRFIRHTLSVGIAAALPLLSASVLAANGNNDAASDIVVGSNDVADRVLITAGRPSSLPTEIPTTIEGINAKTLAQTINATDAEDALKYLPSLLVRKRYIGDYNHAVLATRASGTGNSARSLVYADGILLSNLLGNGASYTPRWGLVTPEEIERVDVLYGPFSAAYSGNSVGAVVDYITRMPSQFEAHAKVMAFSENFQQYGTDKSYSGHQLSASLGDKQGDWSWWANVNRLDSDGHPIVFVNKLLSAGVSSNLGTPVSGAILDKNPKNQDWLILGATGQYNTVQDHAKFKVAYDITPTLRASYTLGYWRNNMTSTVESYLRDAAGNPVLNGDINVNGKKYTLVPTDFSNSTNSLEHVTHGLNLKSNTKGVWDWEIAASLYDYSKDIARAPTVAIPQANSGGAGRITDMSGTGWNTLALKGIWRPEAAKDHTVEFGYQREAYKLRTLVSNTSDWINGAASTVFSGFQGNTELQSIYTQDAWRINPQWKTILGGRIEQWAANNGVICTATSSLPFIPRKETAFSPKAALAYKADNDWTIKASVGRAIRMPTVSELYQGSVSVNTIVNNDPNLKPEKSWTSEWSVERSLETGMVRATLFHERTQDALYSQTNVSVTPNITNIQNIDDIHTTGLELAYMANDVITRGLDLTASLTYTDSKIVKNDKFPTSVGMWQPRVPNWRANFVSSYKVNDKLATTFGARYSGKQYGTLDNSDPNGKTYTGFSRFFVVDLRVQYQVAKQWTASVGIDNLNNAKYWAFHPYTQRTVVGELKFDF from the coding sequence ATGAATCCTTTTATCACCCTCACGCTATACAAAAATCCGCCAAAAAACTCGTCCCAAAATCCGTCGTCTCAGCGCAGCGACCGTTTTATCCGGCACACACTCAGCGTCGGCATCGCCGCCGCATTGCCTTTATTGTCTGCCAGCGTACTGGCGGCTAATGGTAATAATGACGCCGCTAGCGATATCGTCGTTGGCAGCAATGATGTGGCCGATCGTGTCTTGATTACTGCTGGTCGTCCGTCTTCATTGCCGACCGAAATCCCAACTACGATCGAAGGTATCAATGCTAAAACGCTGGCACAAACCATCAATGCGACGGATGCAGAAGACGCGCTCAAATATCTGCCCAGCTTGCTAGTGCGCAAGCGCTACATTGGTGACTACAACCATGCCGTGCTCGCAACGCGCGCATCTGGCACAGGCAATAGCGCCCGCTCGCTGGTGTATGCCGACGGCATATTACTGTCGAACTTACTAGGTAATGGCGCAAGTTATACGCCACGCTGGGGACTGGTGACGCCCGAAGAGATCGAACGTGTCGACGTCCTCTACGGTCCGTTTTCAGCAGCATATTCTGGCAACTCGGTCGGTGCGGTGGTGGACTACATCACAAGGATGCCCAGCCAATTTGAAGCCCATGCAAAAGTCATGGCCTTTAGTGAGAATTTTCAGCAATATGGTACCGATAAAAGTTATAGCGGCCATCAGCTCAGCGCCTCGTTAGGTGACAAACAAGGTGACTGGTCATGGTGGGCGAATGTCAACCGGCTCGATAGTGATGGCCACCCTATTGTCTTCGTGAATAAATTATTATCCGCAGGCGTGAGCAGCAATTTGGGTACGCCAGTGAGCGGCGCGATCTTGGATAAAAATCCGAAAAATCAAGATTGGCTCATCCTTGGTGCAACGGGTCAATACAATACGGTGCAAGACCACGCCAAATTCAAAGTCGCTTACGACATCACACCCACGCTACGTGCCAGCTATACCTTGGGCTACTGGCGCAATAATATGACCAGCACCGTAGAAAGCTATCTGCGCGATGCTGCTGGCAATCCGGTGCTTAACGGCGACATCAATGTCAACGGCAAAAAATATACCCTGGTTCCGACCGATTTTTCCAACAGCACCAATAGCCTGGAGCATGTCACCCACGGGCTCAACCTGAAGAGCAATACCAAAGGCGTATGGGACTGGGAAATCGCCGCCAGCCTTTACGATTACAGCAAAGATATCGCACGCGCACCTACCGTTGCAATCCCGCAAGCCAACAGCGGCGGCGCAGGTCGCATCACCGATATGAGCGGTACCGGCTGGAACACGCTGGCACTCAAAGGCATCTGGCGTCCAGAAGCGGCCAAAGATCATACGGTTGAATTCGGCTACCAGCGCGAAGCTTACAAACTACGCACCCTAGTTTCCAATACCAGCGATTGGATTAACGGTGCAGCCAGCACGGTATTCTCCGGCTTCCAGGGCAATACCGAATTACAAAGCATATATACGCAAGACGCGTGGCGCATCAATCCGCAATGGAAAACCATACTCGGCGGCCGCATAGAACAGTGGGCTGCCAATAATGGTGTCATCTGTACCGCCACCAGCAGCTTGCCATTTATTCCACGGAAAGAAACCGCCTTCTCGCCCAAAGCCGCCCTGGCCTACAAAGCCGATAACGACTGGACGATCAAAGCATCCGTCGGTCGGGCTATACGTATGCCGACTGTGTCCGAGTTATATCAGGGGTCGGTCAGCGTCAATACCATCGTCAATAACGATCCGAACTTAAAGCCAGAAAAATCCTGGACCTCAGAATGGAGCGTAGAGAGAAGCTTAGAAACTGGCATGGTGCGCGCTACGCTATTCCATGAGCGTACGCAGGATGCGCTGTATTCGCAAACCAATGTCAGCGTTACACCTAACATCACCAATATCCAAAACATTGATGACATCCACACTACCGGATTGGAATTGGCGTACATGGCAAATGACGTCATTACCCGCGGCTTAGACCTGACTGCCAGCCTGACATATACCGATTCAAAAATCGTAAAAAACGATAAATTCCCCACCAGCGTCGGCATGTGGCAACCACGTGTACCTAACTGGCGCGCCAACTTTGTCAGCAGCTACAAAGTCAACGACAAACTCGCCACCACCTTCGGCGCACGTTATAGCGGCAAGCAATACGGCACCTTAGACAACAGCGATCCTAATGGCAAAACGTACACAGGATTTTCTCGCTTTTTTGTGGTGGACTTGCGCGTGCAATACCAAGTCGCCAAGCAATGGACTGCATCAGTCGGCATCGACAATCTTAACAACGCCAAATACTGGGCTTTTCATCCTTACACACAGCGCACTGTGGTGGGTGAGCTGAAGTTTGATTTTTAA
- a CDS encoding DUF2946 family protein produces the protein MNMPRLSRQLVALVLFLYVTALGVAIASPVFNPQAMNVICTSTGIKLISQTSGDFAGNDLSADGKTSKTGQSMSHLLDCSFCLATGITNAFPQQDIVEPPHTLSYALRAIPAARLASMVSAPLPARGPPALN, from the coding sequence ATGAACATGCCCCGCCTCTCCCGCCAACTGGTTGCCCTCGTACTTTTTTTGTACGTTACGGCATTGGGCGTGGCAATTGCATCTCCGGTGTTCAATCCGCAGGCAATGAATGTGATTTGTACCAGCACGGGTATCAAGCTGATCAGCCAGACTAGCGGCGATTTCGCTGGCAATGACTTATCCGCTGATGGAAAAACTAGCAAAACTGGCCAATCTATGTCGCATTTGCTGGATTGCTCGTTCTGCCTGGCAACCGGCATCACTAATGCGTTTCCTCAACAAGACATCGTAGAACCACCACATACTTTGTCTTATGCCCTGCGCGCTATTCCAGCGGCACGGCTGGCCTCTATGGTTTCTGCGCCTTTACCGGCGCGTGGGCCACCTGCTTTAAATTAA